A single genomic interval of Juglans regia cultivar Chandler chromosome 1, Walnut 2.0, whole genome shotgun sequence harbors:
- the LOC108988203 gene encoding EID1-like F-box protein 2 isoform X1: MSCRHRCPGIDFALGVLLDYLIHNIDGWLAMILTKQYRCIHSTSCKCTKGHLSEDVIFLVFQQLNWNPKLIATLSCVCKWFDDLAKRVLWKEFCRTRAPKMMIDLQSSGSHNVDGNWRALGKLLIYCSGCKKGGLFDSNQIPGHFVYRTRFSRTSGKSFLLPQCRSDVLYVSDPCEHLDQGEEGDVGFFRGVFKSFLGSKVRKLLIKRGAEFHPTEVCPYCKAKLWNMLQAKMIPQSASCRLVAYEDCIEYYVCLNGHMLGICTLLPLSDSEEASELE; the protein is encoded by the exons ATGAGCTGTAGACATAGATGTCCTGGGATTGATTTTGCATTAGGAGTTCTCCTGGATTACTTGATACACAATATTGACGG gTGGCTGGCAATGATTCTAACAAAGCAGTATCGTTGCATACACTCGACAAGCTGTAAATGCACAAAAGGGCATCTAAGCGAAGATGTGATATTCCTAGTATTTCAACAATTGAACTGGAACCCTAAGTTAATTGCTACTCTGTCCTGTGTATGCAAATGGTTTGATGATCTTGCAAAGAGAGTACTATGGAAGGAGTTTTGCCGAACTAGAGCACCAAAGATGATGATTGATCTGCAATCTAGTGGGAGTCACAATGTAGATGGGAACTGGAGAGCACTCGGGAAACTACTTATTTACTGTTCAGGATGTAAGAAAGGTGGCCTGTTTGATAGTAATCAAATCCCAGGCCACTTTGTTTATAGAACTCGGTTCTCTAGGACATCAGGGAAGAGTTTTCTTTTGCCACAATGCAGATCAGATGTTTTGTATGTGTCTGACCCTTGTGAACATCTTGATCAAGGGGAGGAAGGGGATGTGGGATTCTTCCGTGGAGTTTTCAAGTCATTCTTGGGGTCAAAGGTGCGGAAGCTGCTAATTAAAAGGGGGGCCGAGTTTCATCCGACAGAGGTGTGCCCATATTGTAAGGCAAAGTTGTGGAACATGCTGCAAGCTAAGATGATACCACAAAGTGCCAGCTGCAGGTTGGTTGCTTATGAGGATTGCATTGAGTATTATGTGTGTCTCAATGGACACATGCTTGGGATCTGCACCCTTTTACCTTTATCTGATTCGGAAGAGGCATCTGAGTTGGAGTGA
- the LOC108988203 gene encoding EID1-like F-box protein 2 isoform X2 produces MILTKQYRCIHSTSCKCTKGHLSEDVIFLVFQQLNWNPKLIATLSCVCKWFDDLAKRVLWKEFCRTRAPKMMIDLQSSGSHNVDGNWRALGKLLIYCSGCKKGGLFDSNQIPGHFVYRTRFSRTSGKSFLLPQCRSDVLYVSDPCEHLDQGEEGDVGFFRGVFKSFLGSKVRKLLIKRGAEFHPTEVCPYCKAKLWNMLQAKMIPQSASCRLVAYEDCIEYYVCLNGHMLGICTLLPLSDSEEASELE; encoded by the coding sequence ATGATTCTAACAAAGCAGTATCGTTGCATACACTCGACAAGCTGTAAATGCACAAAAGGGCATCTAAGCGAAGATGTGATATTCCTAGTATTTCAACAATTGAACTGGAACCCTAAGTTAATTGCTACTCTGTCCTGTGTATGCAAATGGTTTGATGATCTTGCAAAGAGAGTACTATGGAAGGAGTTTTGCCGAACTAGAGCACCAAAGATGATGATTGATCTGCAATCTAGTGGGAGTCACAATGTAGATGGGAACTGGAGAGCACTCGGGAAACTACTTATTTACTGTTCAGGATGTAAGAAAGGTGGCCTGTTTGATAGTAATCAAATCCCAGGCCACTTTGTTTATAGAACTCGGTTCTCTAGGACATCAGGGAAGAGTTTTCTTTTGCCACAATGCAGATCAGATGTTTTGTATGTGTCTGACCCTTGTGAACATCTTGATCAAGGGGAGGAAGGGGATGTGGGATTCTTCCGTGGAGTTTTCAAGTCATTCTTGGGGTCAAAGGTGCGGAAGCTGCTAATTAAAAGGGGGGCCGAGTTTCATCCGACAGAGGTGTGCCCATATTGTAAGGCAAAGTTGTGGAACATGCTGCAAGCTAAGATGATACCACAAAGTGCCAGCTGCAGGTTGGTTGCTTATGAGGATTGCATTGAGTATTATGTGTGTCTCAATGGACACATGCTTGGGATCTGCACCCTTTTACCTTTATCTGATTCGGAAGAGGCATCTGAGTTGGAGTGA
- the LOC108988230 gene encoding uncharacterized protein LOC108988230: protein MAEDSVHLPVTPERSKPNVNNLKRSSTGKVSSSTPEESVLPHYLRASTGSCHDLCKYGRGHALEAKARRPILKRVIKKACDSGSAAVSVDVPRRKETPVVKLKPSPVSKSRASHIPQTVKQEVSIQPSDRKSPVENKVLAERKKKPGVMLKSSPYSKTHTSDTPKAMKQEVPSAEKVRISAKKVSLKAKDLDLSAKRAASLNPKSLKVEPRSFPNSTVGKSGLRKSDVKTGRTSGTSKVAANKVVAHPAASLSSKSSVNRVANVNGRKHGDLKTVSPHMNKDKIRKAEPREPSDNKVQEKTLYVIKMETENRPLESDQNESCVIKLSPALLSSPKSSSPPYAQSSSSYEEECQEESENITSEAEDDSPSENNGVESIEEADTVEKGFTGKSRKAGVVRSEDKKGQLSKLKFRRGKVVDSQSLTDGPRRLKFRQGKVLGENHNVKVTSRRRSFKRTEIDGDKNGTEPSPQKVVLRHQDVQGKRDAQGLFNNVIEATASKLVETRKSKVKALVGAFETVISLQEKNPS, encoded by the coding sequence ATGGCTGAGGACAGTGTCCATTTACCAGTGACCCCAGAAAGAAGCAAGCCAAATGTCAACAATTTGAAGAGAAGTTCTACGGGAAAAGTAAGTTCTTCAACTCCTGAAGAAAGTGTTCTTCCTCATTATCTCAGGGCGTCAACTGGTTCCTGTCATGATCTTTGTAAGTATGGGAGAGGACATGCACTTGAAGCAAAGGCTAGACGTCCCATCCTGAAAAGAGTTATTAAAAAAGCATGTGACAGTGGAAGTGCAGCAGTGAGTGTAGATGTGCCAAGGAGAAAGGAGACACCAGTGGTCAAGCTCAAACCTTCACCCGTGTCCAAATCCCGTGCATCTCATATCCCTCAAACCGTTAAGCAGGAAGTGTCAATACAACCATCTGACAGAAAAAGTCCTGTGGAAAATAAAGTTCTGGccgaaaggaaaaagaaacctGGGGTCATGCTTAAATCTTCACCCTATTCAAAAACCCACACATCTGATACACCCAAAGCCATGAAGCAGGAAGTGCCATCTGCTGAAAAAGTGAGAATTTCTGCGAAAAAAGTTTCATTGAAGGCTAAAGATTTGGACTTGTCTGCGAAGCGTGCTGCTTCTTTGAATCCAAAATCTTTGAAAGTGGAGCCAAGATCTTTTCCTAATTCTACAGTAGGTAAAAGTGGCCTAAGAAAGAGTGATGTCAAGACGGGCAGGACGTCAGGGACCTCTAAAGTAGCTGCAAATAAGGTCGTGGCTCATCCAGCAGCTTCATTGTCTTCAAAGTCTTCTGTCAATAGAGTTGCAAATGTAAATGGAAGAAAGCATGGGGACTTGAAAACTGTGTCTCCTCACATGAACAAAGACAAGATCAGAAAAGCTGAACCTAGGGAACCCAGCGACAACAAGGTTCAGGAGAAAACCCTGTATGTCATTAAGATGGAAACAGAGAATAGGCCTCTGGAATCTGACCAAAATGAAAGTTGTGTGATCAAATTATCGCCTGCTTTATTGTCATCACCAAAGTCTTCATCCCCCCCATATGCTCAGTCTTCTTCATCATATGAAGAAGAATGTCAAGAGgaatctgaaaatataacaaGTGAAGCAGAAGATGACTCACCCTCAGAAAACAATGGAGTTGAGAGCATAGAAGAAGCAGACACTGTGGAAAAAGGATTCACTGGCAAGTCCAGAAAGGCTGGAGTGGTTCGTTCTGAAGATAAAAAGGGCCAATTGTCGAAATTGAAGTTCAGGAGAGGGAAGGTAGTTGATAGTCAGTCTTTGACCGACGGTCCAAGGAGGCTCAAATTTAGGCAAGGAAAAGTGTTGGGGGAGAACCATAATGTCAAGGTCACTTCCCGAAGAAGAAGCTTTAAGAGGACGGAAATTGATGGTGATAAAAATGGCACCGAACCTAGCCCccaaaaagttgttttgagacaTCAAGATGTGCAGGGAAAGAGAGACGCACAGGGTTTGTTTAATAATGTCATTGAAGCAACGGCAAGTAAACTTGTTGAAACCCGGAAGAGCAAGGTTAAGGCATTGGTAGGTGCTTTTGAAACCGTGATCTCCCTCCAAGAGAAAAATCCTTCATAA